CTGGGACAAAGGCTCCTGGCCCTGATGGGTACAGTAGTCAGTTTTTCAAGGATTGCTGGCATATTGTGGGACCTGAGGTATGTAGGGCCATTCAGAATGTTTTTGAAACTGGTCAACTGTTGAAACAATGCAATAATACCATTCTTACTTTGGTTCCAAAAGTTGATGTTCCTGAGTCTGTGTTGCAATTTAGACCCATTGCCTGTTGCAACACAGTCTATAAATGCTTGTCTAAAGTGATATGCTCTCGTCTTGGTAAGATTTTGCCTGATATTGTGAGTCCCTCACAAAGTGCCTTCATCAAAGGACGGGACATAGTAGGTAACATTATGATTTGTCAAGACCTTATAAGACTTTATAGGAGAAAGTCTTGTTCACCTAGGATTTTGATGAAACTTGATCTACAAAAAGCATATGACTCTGTTGAATGGGCTTTTGTAGAGGATATGTTGAGGACCCTGGGATTTCCTGACCAGATGGTGTGTCTCCTTATGCAATGTGTTTCTACACCCTCTTATTCTATTGCTCTTAATGGTGAAGTCTTTGGGTTCTTTAAAGGAAAGAGAGGGTTGCGGCAGGGGGATCCTCTTTCCCCCCTGCTTTTCACTCTTTGTCTTGATTATCTTAGTAGACTGTTGATGATCACTCAGAAGCATCCTCTTTTCAGGTTTCACCCCCTGTGTAAGAGGGTGGAGTTGTCCCATCTTTGTTTTGCTGACGACTTGATTCTTTTCAGCAAAGGAGATAGCAGCTCAATTGATCTTTTACTCAAAACTTTTGAGTGTTTCTCTAAAGCTTCTGGGTTGAAAATGAATAATGGAAAATCAAGTTTTTATTGTAATGGGATGGTCTTGACTGATTGATGAAGTTCGAAGAGAATGGGATGATGCAAGGGACTGTACCCTTTAAATATTTAGGGGTGAGTGTATCCTCCAAGAAGCTGTCTGTTTTGGAATGTAATTGCTTAGTAGATAAAATTGTGGATAGAGTTAGAAGTATGGGAGCTCGACATTTATCTTATGCAGGGAGGCTTGTACTGGTTAAAGCTGTGTTTAGCACTCTTCATGATTATTGGGCAAGGATTTTCATACTGCCTCAAATAATTATAAAAAAGATAGAAGCTGTGTGTAGGGACTTTTTATGGCATGGCAAGGAGTCCAAAAATAGTCCTGCAATGGTGACTTGGGAACAGATTTGCAGACCCAAGAAATATGGAGGACTGGGTTTGAAACAGTTGCATCTGTGGAATTTGGCGTCTATTGCAAAATATGTGTGGTGGATTGAGAGTAAGGCTGACCATCTTTGGGTCAAATGGGTACATGCCATCTACATCAAAGCTGGGGAGTGGCACTTTTATAAACCTACTCTTAATTCAAGCTGGTCATGGAGAAAGTTATGTCAAGTGAAGGAGAGATTTTTGCCTTTGCTTCAGTCTGGGAATGGTTTATAGGGAGGTTATACTGTTAGTCAGGGCTATAGTTGGTTGCAGCCTGCGGTTGAGCAGGTGGATTGGGCTCCATGGATCGTGAATAACTGGCTTGTACCTAAGCATGGGTTCATTAGCTGGTTGGCTGGGCAGAATCGTTTGCTGACACAAGATAGGCTGCTTAGGATGAAGATAATTCAAACTAACTCTTGCTATTTGTGTGGGCAAGGACAGGAAGAGCATTCCCATCTATTTTTCAGGTGCGTTTATAGCAGTACATGTAAGAATTTGGTGTCTGCTTGGTGCAAAGAGAAGTTGCCTGAGCAAGATTGGTGTGCTTGGTGGATAAAGAGAAGATATAGAACCATCACTAAAAAGAAGATCATGGGACTAATTCTTGCTGCATTGATATATCATATTTGGGCTGCTCGTAATACTTGTCGAGTTGATAGATTCTTGAATAGGCCTGAGGTTGTATTGCAGAAGATAAAGCATGATGTAAGAAGTAGAATTAAAAATTGTAGCTTTAAAAGTCATAGTGGAAGTGTAGTAGTGTGGACTGATCAGATTATGGTGTCGTAAAAGGAACAACTCCCTTGTAGTTGATCCTTAAGTTTGtatggttggagttttgattttaatgacaaacttacattatcccaaaaaaaaaaaattatgcgaattgatttcttcctcggatcttcagtcgatcgactataattggcagtcgatcgactgctttgaacagtacagaactctttttttttcttttcgaatcatttttcatctttttttttctatttctttctttcctttatttcatcttcccaataacgtctcaacagagaatatgccaccaaaaacgaggtAACAATCCCGagaactaaactactagcttgacaagggacaggctaaatataggatgtagtaaatgggacaaaaagcgatatttttggcagtgtggagctatTGGGcataaaaagaaaagggaaacctctaccacatgtgtcaactaaccacaaaccgaatgcatacaggtattaagtagatcaagttcataatcatgcaaattaaggaaacatgtctcataaggagtaactactcacatcctagatgaactggtcacagatgacaccagttataggctctaaatctcagaaatatgatgtagcttgccaaaaatctaagtcaagtctcaagctcagccgataattaacgaaaactcgtagatatgcatatacgattctactaataacatgatgataagcaaggctcaagcaaaacaGGTGCagatgcaaaatcatcatggaaatactaccgttccgactcgacctatatgctaaaataaacgtgcattttatggaaattttttcaattttttcaatttttttttcgatttttgtgttttgtatatatggaaaatgaaataaacaatgctaTGCAAGggaaaaatgtaaacgtgaatgcaagcaaatgatatgcgacgcaaaacccttccccaaaccaaatcgcacaatgtccccattgtgcaaaatcatgtaatgaaagaaaagggaaaatggaaTTTGCGAGAGAAGAAATAAATGTAATGACATGAGGTGAAaattgggaactcacaagactttaagcgcagcaaggaaaacctccccaaaccagcgtgagctaggaggtttcagtagccagcagtgccaccaataagtgcctgaaagacagagaagaccacgcataagactgagaaaaacaATTTCGAGGCGGTaagattgtgcacaaatgagaaaatcagaagaaagaaataaattggacggaaaataaagtggagtagaaaactcccttaagtccgcatatcgaccaaacacagcaggggagaggtcgtgaataaatCTGAGCagcagccggtcgatcgaccacttaaccggtcgatcgaccaggtaaacATGAACGATTGTCGCCTGGAATgcggatcggtcgatcgaccaccggaacggtcgatcgatcgaaaaaaCTCTTGCAACCtcatatttcttcgtaattgcgcAATGATTTGAGCTagcaagctctaaatacctgcaagtgcacaataatacgcgcccaaaattgcgcaaaacccagaataaagtctaaagtacttaaaaatcctaaacaagcgaaataaaatgcgaagttttcgcgcacacaaaagcaataaaaattgtttttaacaaaagaaaataaaatgaagtttataacgagctcgatcaactaatagttgatcaagaaggaccacggtatggcccacttcgtcggcttctggctactagaggtagcctcaatggtgcttatttgagcagctgcacccttcttagcttccatgtccgtatggctcaacggatcaacattctcatcatctccccagtcaaggatctcttcgggctcaTCAAAATCCAGATCAGACTCCCTGGCTTtaaccggctcgtcatcaactatctcatcaattccatagcttaggcaaccaagacctcctctttgaatgataggctttgtcgcagctagagtgacctgcagctcatccttccccaaaccagctcctgcaatgtctaaaacaacaggttcttcctcctttttgctcccaatctggggcggaggggttagcacaggagtagtaatagagacaggcaattctagaagcacaaagtacgatttcttttcagaaactgtGTTACaggtaacaggccacatggggtccttctttttagcaggttgagCAAAAATGATataatgtttcccaactttgaaggtcaaagttccagagcctacgtcaataactgcaccagcagtgtgcagaaatggcctacctaggatgatcggtatatgggcatcctcaggcatgtcaaggacaacaaagtcaatagggaagaaaaacttccctatttggacgggtatgtcctctaggactcctataggctcgaccgcagatcggtcagccatctgaactgtcatgtctgtgatagcaaaccgggtcaacttaagcttcctagctagactcaagggcatgacgctaatactagctcctaggtcacataatgccttctcaatagagaaggtacctattttgcaaggaatagaaaagctacccggatcctctaacttatagggcgcagtgtgagacaagtaggagcaagactctttagtaagtgcgacagtgtgcactgtttcaagtgaccgcttcttggacaaaagttgtttcataaatttagtataagcgggcacttggttgaccaactcgagaaaaggaacctgtacattcagactacgaataactttctcaaatttgctgaaagatacctgttccttggtcggcactagcctctccgggtaaggggctgtaagaagtaccttagccctctcctctaaatcacgcgtgtcggcatccttggactttggctggaagtccgtcaccttctctttgttgaagcttgacccttcctcagaccgtctcaaatgagaaccattaaccgtcattggatcgaacttcggagccgggactgacccatcagcactcgggtcttgtcctaaagtcttcgggactgtcgaaccccggaacaagtggtctcgcagattacttggcattaaaggacgaaattcctcagcaTCAGCAGTGATCTCAGTCAATCGACCATCGTCCTCGCCGATCGACCGAGATGTACGATTAAGCTCAGTAACccgtgcttgatcgatcgactaggtatatcgatcgatcgaccgatataccaGTAGGTAGACtactgtttctttgatttattcgttgaagctttcttttgacttgtttccagCTCACCTTTTTCAACAGcttcctcgaccatggcaggaccctcaagggtggacccgctcctcaaagtgatggcatttaaggtctccttttggtcagtttgggtcggcaagtgtccgggagctcgagtgttgcttttgctagccaattgagtaatttggctctctagtagcttcatcccggcctctcttgcttgggactcctttagcaacaagttcttaagctcggaaaattgaGTGCGATTGATtgttgctgcggcacatagggaggtttcgatattgttcttcgcttttgatgagggggcacatagggttcttctttgcggcggagcttgagttggattcgggacattttggctcctccaactcaagtttggatgggtattcggctcatagtaggtgttggtctgcctatagtgttgaaaggcggcacaagactcaaagggactaggcgtttttcgagacatgtccctcggctccacacctttcacggaTGAAAGGACCGTCCGACGACATgaagcatttacttggtacatcccacctttagaagctcctcctagtttatacttgtcaaatctcgcagtgagagcctcaagcgcagcgacagaggaagattcagcactcTCCTCCTGGTTCCCTctcggaattcccatactcggccttgtgggtagctagatcgtcaatgatcttccaccccttggttgctcccaaattttcagcgaatcggCCATTGGtgcagatccaaaatggccctcgatcgtcgtacaacccattgtagaaatgattgcacaagctccacttttcgaacccatggtgcggtatggttcgcaccagtttcttaaatcgaacccatgcctcgtggaagttctcatctggcccttgtttaaagcccgtgatttgagctctaatagcaatcgtccttgaagcagaaaagtacttcttgtagaatgccaatgccaatgaattccaatcggtgattcCCGAagttcggtccaaatctctataccactcccttaaagcatcacgaagggagaagatgaacatggtctccttgatctggtcttgggtcacgccggttggtgggggtatggaacaatgagagtcaataaaggtctccatatgcttagctgcatcttcatttgcagctcccccgaactggttcttctcaaccatgctaatgtatgaaggctttcgttcgaacttcctggcatctccgggtaattcgaaccccttatataagttttcagctgtaagctcagaatgactagctatacttgcttcctcggccatgactggaattttcGGAGAAGTAATCGTCTCGgccaagaagtggaaacgggtgaagactgtgggtcttcttcgaacagatcgttctcgtaatagcttgacagagtactcagctcttcctctgtcggtagtactctttgtgttcgtctcaactcgcgcaaagatttctctatctcagggtcaaatggcactagttcaccaccctgtgacctgcgcataagaggaaactacaaaaagaatgtaagaaaagtttaaggaacagaagtcccttaaactaaagaaagactaaaataaaacagctaaaaattagaactattgcctccccggcaacggcgccaaaatttgatacccgtcgttgtgagtaccaaaaataaatttataattcctattaaaactaacctaggctagtggtaacagggtcgaaccacaaggaggcagacgtaatttctagctgtctaataaaagtctaaagtaacaaaagtGGGGGTTGACTTGAATTGGTCTATACTAAGAGtgaataaaggcaataaactaaaaagatggatttaacagataaagaaggggtactaggatgatcggttcattatagcttcggcggcagcaaactaagtcggtctgagtcaacacaagtgaggcgggaaataaagaggtcctctcggtccactcttaacaaatagcatctttcgatctcgctataggtccctaatattactaaaactgactctcgtcctgaaaagtgactaacggtctaaactatacctatctttcgatcttagcacagtttagtcgattcaattgatggtctaacaacttcccctatctttcgatctaatgggtcagccaAAAAAAAgatatctaactggtcgcatgcattcgattcgttaaatacaacaattaaaatcaattaaaacgaaataaagctcacgaggtcagtcgatcgaccgggtaaggtggtcgatcgaccaacacgcgggttcaggccgtgtataatctaatgccgcctatgctacaattcgcctacatcctagcacaaactatttagctactcatgctgaaagtgataacaacaataatactagggcgtaaaagaattgaattcataattaaagtgataaggcaaacaattaacatgcaacaataaagatggtttcgggaagctactagcaattctaatctaataacgaaacagatgaattgaaatagggcagaagaataccgagaatagcagaagaatgattaagaacaagagcgaaaattccaatgcttacaatattccaaaccctaattcttcctaaaaccgtatgtaaacttaatgtaaaactgataataaaacttaggtaaaaacttgatgataaaaacttcctaaactaggtattctcagttacgttatatagaaagttcacgtaacaattattccaaaaccctAAACTTTACGGGCTTCAAGTTCcttggtcttttaattctcgtctgaaacagcagtttggtcgatcgactaaggtaggtggtcgatcgactgcttggcagtgaacagtagcttctgtaacccgagggttggtcgatcgactgagggtgatggtcgatcgactacttgagctgctacttgacttcttaaaactcgtggacttatcttttgggccttgaattgcgcatcaagctcgttcctcgggtgaatacttcacgtcaaaatgaaatgcaggatactcggggacggatttagcttgatttccgctggattcttcacatttctgcaataatgtacaaaatacggaagtagacggaaatagggagaaatgcagcataaactacaagaatgagctttgaaatgcgtgtaaaatgggatgtaaaacatcatataaaagacacgcatcaataacCAAACTCggattaaaataaatataatccaCCGGAAACTTTCCCGAAAAGGTAGTCAATACAATTGCCACTTTTGCTAAAAAAAAAGGCTAAAAATTAAAACCTCCAAAACAGGGTTCTACAATCCAAAAGAAACGAAAATAAAAAAGAGTAGGatcaactactcgctagctcactccTCGAATCCCAGCAAAACAAAAACATGTCATGTTATatacataacagccacaatcagtggggagtaactcaggcgttctcccagccacatttcaTCAAGTTAAAGGCAAGCAAGTGCTAAAACCACAATTATTTGAAATATGAAACCTTAATACATCAGAAAATGTTAAAAACATAAATAAGCATTTGAACAGTTGAAAATCCAAATCTAGTCCAAAAACATTAAAGTATAAGATACAATATCAAATAGTCCTCATGAAAGCCAACTTAGTATCTTAGTATAGATTTTCACTCGGACTATGCTAAAGTACCGCGGTTCCACAACTATAATAGGGCGGCGTCTTACTCCGTAGTGCGAGGCCCTAGTCTATGTGTATGTACATAACTCCCGGGCGGGGTGCAACAGTCCCAGACGACCACCGATGACAATCATCAGTTCTATAGCTAACGGCAAAACTAAGCatatcctgagtttattattcTAAACCTTACACTTAATTGTTTTATAAGTATTGAAAACCACTTCAAAACTGTTTATTATTCAAATCCTTTAAAAGGGAAACCTTCCAAGAAGGCAACTTCCAAAAATAGTAGCTTTCTATAAATAGAATTTCACGTAGAATAAATACCTTCTCAAAATAGAAATCTTATGAAAATAGCAATGTATGATGTTATtaataatgttataattttagGCGCAAAAGTAATAATTTTAGTCATGGAAAGAGAAAGCTTCTCCTCCAAGCAACACCAGAAAACTCAAAAAACACgttaattttctttatttttttccaCTTTTCATCGCTTGATCATGGCTAAAACTCGCGCTCGTAATAAACAGGTAGTTGTAGACGATGATACTTCTAGTGTAGTTGTTACGGAAGAGATAAATACTTCAATTTTGAAGACAGCGGACCTTATTGCGGAGATTCATGGAACACCACAGCCTGCTAATCATTCAGGTAATTCCCAGGAAAATACGGTTGGTCAATTATTGAATTTAACTGATTTGTTGGACAAACCCATGGGAGAAGAACAAGTGGAAGAGGAATTGGAAAGTGATATCCCTAGTTCTGAGACACAACAGCCTACCACCGAGTTAGGAATTGGGATTTCAAAAACCTGGAAAGATGTGGCTAAACCTAAACCTGGGATGGAATTACATTACTGTGACAAAAGTGCAGATACTAAGATTGTTGAGATTGAAGAGGAGGATGTATTAGAGGAAATTAAATTCTGGAAGAATACTCTTATGGGCAACTTTCTGGGTTCCAAACCAAAACTGCAATAGGTGGATGAATTCGTGCTCAAACATTGGAAACATGTAACCAGGCCAATTGTTCAGTATTATAAAAAGGGATGGTATAGTTTTCGCTTCCTATCTGAGGAGGACATGAATGAAATCCTAAAAGGGGGACCATGGACGATGGGTTCAAGTTCTCTGATCCTGAAGAAATGGTCTCCTATGTTTTCTAAAGAAATGGACTCAGTTTCTGTTGTTCCTGCCTGGATCCTCTTCCCTGACTTGGACCCATTCATGTGGTCGGAGAAGGTTTTGAGCAAGTTGGCCAGTACTGTGGGAAAGCCACTGTTTGCAGATTTGCCCACAACTTTCAAATCCAAACTTGCTTTTGCACGAGTACTGGTAGAGGTTGATGTTGCAGAAGAGCTACCTACTTCTGTTATCCTAAAATCTCCTTATCATGGTGAAACAGTTCAGCGTATCATCTATGAGTGGTTGCCATATTATTGTCACTGCTGTAGGAAATTGGGGCACACTAAAGAACGCTGCAAAATTACTAAGATAAACAACAAACTGGATGAACAAAGAGCTGCTGCAAAGGTGACACAGGTGTACAGGGAAGTCCAGAGACCATCTGAAACAACCCAACAGACCTCAGTTGACTCAAGAAGCCATAAGCTAGGCCACCCTCCTCCTACATTAGAGAATGAAACTTTGACTGAGATGGTTGATGCGAGCTCAGAAGGCCAAGGGCTAGGCTCTGTATCCCCAGTCTTAGTAAAGGATCCTTCTCTTAATGATCAGGGGGAAGGCTCAGAATGCTATGTGCCAGGTCGTAATACTGAGACTGTGGGTGAAACCAGATTGGTCTCTGCTGGGACTAGGATTACTAAGATTGCAAGGGGTGAGCAAGGAAGTACCAGCATTTCCTTGGTCAATACTTATGTTGTTTTACAGGTACCTGGGGATCCTACAGACACAGGACTAGTGGATGTGACTGGGACAGAGGAGCCACCGGATCCAGGTCCACATGATAGTGTCCTCCTGGAACATTAGGGGTTTCAATGACCCAATAAAGCAGCAGGAGATTAGAGGTTATTTACATTCCAATAAGTTAGAGGTCTTAGGACTTCTTGAAACTAGGGTTAAATCAAATAAATTTGCTGCTATCTCTAGGACTTTTTCTTCTTATTGCATTCTCAATAATTACTCTCACCATTACAATGGTCGTATCTGGGTTTTCTTAAATACAAGGATGGTTACTCTTATTTCTTCTAGGATTCATGAGCAATTGATTCATGTTGAATTATTGCATCATGTATCAAATAAAACTGTTCACATTTCTTTCATATATGGTAGTAATGATGGGGACCAAAGAGAGAGGTTATGGGATGAGCTTAGGGTAATTGCTCCTACAGTTACCACTTAGGCTATCATGGGTGATTTTAATATTGTCAGAGATATGGAGGAGAGATTGGGGCCTAATCCTCCTTCATTATCTGAGGTTTTGGCTTTTAATCAATGTCTATTGGATTGTTCTTTAGAGGATATACAAAGCTTTGGTTGTGAACATACTTGGACGAATAAGAGGGATGTAAATGCTCGTATTTGGTCTAAACTGGACAGGGTTTTAATCAATCCTCTCTGGTTAGTCAATCACCCCACCACTCAGGTGACTGTACTCCCTTCTGGTATTTTAGATCACTCCCCTTTATTGTTGGAAACTCAGGAGAATTACAAGATGAAGAAGGGGTTTAGTTACTTAAATTGTTGGGTGGAACAGGAGGGATATGATAGTATCATTCACACAGCTTGGAATTCACCTGTCAAAGGGAATGCAATGTTCAGGTTTTTTTCTAAACTCAAGACCACTAGGGTTGCTTTGATCAAGCATCACAAAAATCATTTTACTGGGATTTCTCATCAAGTTCAACTGGCTCAGCAAGCTCTAAAGGAATGTCAGGTTAAGATTCAGCTGACTCCTTTGGACTCTGATCTATTGACTCAGGAGAAAAATCTTCTGGAGCAATATTTGAAGTTAAAGGGGATTGAAAGGAGCTCTCTACTGCAGAGGGCAAAGATTCAGGCTATTCATTACAATGATGCACCTACGAGATATTTTTTCACCAGAATAGCAGCTAGGAAGCACCAAAGTCTAATTGGGAAAATACAGGATAGACATGGTCAGGTTCAGGAAGGAGTTCAGAATGTAAATGCAGCATTTGTGGATTATTATAAATGGTTATTAGGGGAAAGAATGGCAACTGAAGCACTGGATCTTGCCTCTTTGGAAGGGCCAAAAGTTGATGAAGCTGATTGGCCAACTTTATGCATGCCTGTGGAGGAAGGGGAAATCAGGAAAGCTCTCTTTTCTATTGACTCTAATAAGAGCCCTGGTCAGGATGGGTTTTCTTCTCATTTCTTCAAGCATCCTTGGGAGGTCATCAAGAGGGATTTTTGCATTGCCATACAGGATTTCTTTAAGAAAGGCTCAATGCACAAACAAGCTAACACAACTCTTTTGGCATTGATTCCTAAAAAGGCAGTGGTCTCAACAGTCATGGACTACAGACCAATTTCTTGCTGCTCAGTTATTTACAAAACTATTAGTAAAATCTTATGTGAAAGACTCAAGCCTTTGCTGCCAGTACTTGTGGGGAAAGAACATGGTGCTTTTTTGAAGGGACGCAGTTTATATGAAAACATAATGCTTACACAAGCTTTGGTCAAGGGGTACAGTCAACAAGGAGTTTCACCAAGATGTATGATCAAAGTAGATATTAAGAAAGCTTTCGACTCTCTGCAGTGGGAGTTTATTGGCCAGATGCTCAAGGTGTGTAATTTTCCTCCTCAGTTTAAGAAATGGATTGTTGGTTGTCTCACCTCAACTTGGTTCAGTATCAAGATCAATGGAGATGTTACTGGTTTTTTCCAAGGAGGTAGTGGGTTGAGACAAGGGGACCCTCTCTCCCCTTTCATTTttgttatgagtatggagatttTATCACGGTTACTAAGAGGAATTCATAAGGAGACTCAGGTTTCTTATCACCCAAAGTGTGGCAGACTGGGCCTTAACCATTTAATATTTGCAGATGATTTAATGATTTTCAGTAGGGGTGATCTACCTTCAGTGACTGTTGTGACTAATACTTTGAGTAAGTTTGCTAAAGTATCAGGGTTGCAGGCAAATCCAGATAAAACCAATATATACATGGGAGGAGTAAGTGGTGATGTCAAACAGTTGATATTGGATGCTACAGGATACATTGAAGGGTCCTTTCCTTTCCGTTATCTTGGAGTACCACTTAATG
Above is a genomic segment from Silene latifolia isolate original U9 population unplaced genomic scaffold, ASM4854445v1 scaffold_88, whole genome shotgun sequence containing:
- the LOC141640528 gene encoding uncharacterized protein LOC141640528; amino-acid sequence: MGARHLSYAGRLVLVKAVFSTLHDYWARIFILPQIIIKKIEAVCRDFLWHGKESKNSPAMVTWEQICRPKKYGGLGLKQLHLWNLASIAKYVWWIESKADHLWVKWGGYTVSQGYSWLQPAVEQVDWAPWIVNNWLVPKHGFISWLAGQNRLLTQDRLLRMKIIQTNSCYLCGQGQEEHSHLFFRCVYSSTCKNLVSAWCKEKLPEQDWCAWWIKRRYRTITKKKIMGLILAALIYHIWAARNTCRVDRFLNRPEVVLQKIKHDVRSRIKNCSFKSHSGSVVVWTDQIMVS